The following is a genomic window from Butyricimonas faecihominis.
ACGAATATATTCATTTGCCGTGTGCGAGCGAGCGCTATTCCCGGGGCCTATTTTCAGTGAGGGGCATGGAATCACCGCCTGATTCGATGTCGTCGGGGAACCGTAAGGAGATAACCCCAACTCGATGCATCGTTTCACCATCGGGTGAGAAGGCGAAACGGAAGATGAGTTCAGTGAAAAAGAGCGAGGGATCACATCGCATCTCACGTGATCACGGATCGTATCAAATATTTCCTGGTTTGTGTAAAGTTCATTTACCCGTACATCCACCATGAAATGACAAGTTGCAGGAACCATGTTATGCAGGGTTCCCGCCTCGATCCCCGTTACGCTCATTTTCACCGGACCCAACAATTCCGAAATCTTTTCGAACCGATACGTACGAAACCAATGTATATCTTCCATTGCCTCATAAATAGCATTCACTCCTTCCTCCCTTGCGGCGTGTCCCGCTTTTCCCCGGGCGTAACCATCCAACACCATCAACCCCTTCTCCGCTATCGCCGGACACATTCCCGTAGGCTCTCCCACAAGGGCAAAATCAACCCGACCAAGCTCCGGAAACACGCTTTGAATCCCGCCACTCCCCGTGTTCTCCTCTTCCGCGGATGCCAAGAATATCAGATTACATGGCAAACTCCCGGATGCCAATTCAACAAAAACCGCCAGCATTGAGACAAGACTTCCCCCCGTGTCATTACTTCCCAAACCGAACAACTTTCCCTCCTTCACAACCGGCGTAAAAGGGTCACTGTCCCAAATCCCGTTAGGACGCACGGTATCCAAGTGTGCATCGAGTAATAACGTGGGCTTCGCGTCATCGAAATTCTTTGAACGACTCCACACGTTATTACCTTTGCGATGCACGTCGAACCTATATCTTTTCAACACATCGGCAATCAAATCAGCCACCTTGTCTTCTTGCTTACTGAAAGAAGGGATGGATATAATTTGTTTTAAAAGTTCTATTGCTCCACTCGCGTCCATTGTTTTTCCAATATTATCCTAGTTCCCGCATCCGGTTGGCCCAAATCATCCGGATGAATCAACCGAACCGCCTGCACCCCGTTAGAAACAGATTTAAAAGCGTTATCCAACTTGGGGATCATGCCGGAATGAATCATCCCGCTTTGCTTATATTTTTCATACAAAGACGGGGTAAGACAAGGAATCACGGAACCTTCATCCCCGACATCCGTCAACACCCCCTTTTTATCAAAACAATAGATCAACTCCACGTCATAGCACATCCCCAGCGTCTCCGCCACCGCCGCCGCGATCCCGTCCGCATTCGAATTCAACAACACCCCTTTCCCGTCATGCGTGATCGGAGAAATAACAGGCACCACCCCGGCTTGTAACAATAATTCGAGCCCCCCCATACGCACCAGTCGGACATCCCCCACATATCCCCAATCAATACTCTGCCCTTCCCGCCGATCGGCTTTCACCAGATTCAGGTCGCACCCGGAAAGTCCACAAGCATTCACTCCCAAAGCCTGCAAACGAGCAACCAGCGTTTTGTTGATCCACCCGGCATAAACCATCACCGTGACTTCCAGAGTCTCCCGATCGGTCACCCGTCTCCCATCAATCATTTTGCGGGGAATCCCCAATCGTTCCGCGAGCTGCCCGGCAAAAGTCCCGCCACCATGCACGATAACAAAAGGGGAAGTCATCGATGCAAACTTCCGGCACAACCGGTTCAGCAGTCCCGCATCCTCGATCAAAGCACCCCCGATTTTTATGACTTTACATTTCATCTGTTAATTCATTACTTGTTTAAACCGAGCGACAAACTCATCAACTTCCTCCCGGGTAACACACAACGGGGGCAATAAACGCAAAGTGTTCTTCCCGCTATTCCCCGTGATCACGTGTTGATTCGCCAGCAAACGACGACGGAAAATTGAATGAGGAATATCAATATCCACCCCAACCATCAATCCCTTTCCCCGAACTTCAATCACCCCGTTCAAAACTTTTAATCGCTCCATCAGATACCCACCGACACGATCGGCATTTTCCACCAGTTGCTCGTCCTTGATCACATCCAACACGGCAATCCCAGCCGCACAAGCCAAATGATTTCCCCCGAATGTCGTTCCCAACATCCCCTTCTCCGCCTTGATCGACTCGCAAATCAGCACTCCGGCAACCGGGAATCCGTTGCCCATTCCTTTCGCCACAGTGATCACGTCCGGCTCAATCCCCGCGTGCTGATAGGCAAAGAATTTCCCGCTCCGCCCGTAGCCCGACTGGATTTCATCCAAAATCAATAACGTACCTGTCTGATCACAAACCTCACGAGCCGCCCGCAGAAACTCTCCTGTCGGAATCCGGATTCCCCCGACACCTTGAATTCCCTCCACGATGACAGCCGCATATTCCTCCCCGGACAACTCCCGTTTCAAAGCCTCCACGTCATTCAAATCGATAAATGTCACTTGATGTCCCCGGCTCCAAGGTGCCTGTATTGTCGGGTTATCCGTGATGGCAACGGCCCCGCTCGTACGCCCGTGAAAGGCAGCGTGCATGGCCAGTATTTTCGAACGCCCCGTAACAAAAGAAGACAGTTTCAAAGCATTCTCGTTAGCCTCCGCCCCGCTATTACAAAGGAACAAATTATAATCCGTGCAACCGGAAAGCTCCCGTAATTTCCACTCCAACTCCTCCTGCAAATGATTCTTCACGGCATTTGAATAAAACCCGATACGATTCAATTGCCCCGTCACCAACTCCACGTAATGCGGATGCGAATGTCCGATTGAAATAACGGCGTGTCCCCCGTAAAAATCAAGGTATTTATTTCCATCACGGTCCCAGAAATAGGCTTTCTCCGCCTTGACCGGCTCTATATCCAATAAATTATAAACATCAAACATACTCGAATAAATTAAAAATAACTGGCTTTCAAACCCAAACCCATTGTTTCTTCCAATCCGAACATCAGGTTCATATTCTGCACGGCCTGTCCGGATGCCCCCTTTAACAGGTTATCAATCACGGAAGTCACTAACACGTTACGATCCTGCCGTTCAATATGGACAAAACAATAATTCGTGTTCACCACCTGTTTCAAATAAACAGGTTCGTCACTCATCACCGTGAAAGGATGTCCCTCGTAACAAGCAGCATACACAGATCGGATTTCCGACAAATCCCGTTCACTCTCGAAAACCGCATTTACCATGATCCCCCGGGCATGACACCCACGCACCGGAACAAAAGCAATATCCGTCTGTACATCTTCATCCTGCCCGGACAATGTTTCCCGTATTTCAGCCAAATGCTGGTGAGAAAAAGCCTTGTAAACCGAAAGATTCTGCGCCCGATGGCTATAATGCGTCTCTTCCGTCGGTTTCTGTCCCGCACCCGTCGCCCCGGTAATCCCGAAGACCGACACGTGGGCAGGCAGCAAACCACTCTTCGCCAACGGTAGCAACCCCAATTCTATTGCCGTCGCGAAACATCCCGGATTCGCCACGTGCCAAGCTCCTTGTATCCGCTCCCGATTCAGTTCCGGCAAACCGTAAATAAAATCCCCGGCATTCGACTTTAACCGGAAATCATGACTCAAATCAATGATTCGCACAGATGCCGGAACCGGATGCCGTTCTAAAAATTGAGCCGACATCCCGTGTCCCATGCACAGGAAAAGAACATCAATACCCGTCAAATCCAAATCGGAAAACTTCAAATTCGTGTAAATCAAATCCCGATGAACTCGTCCGACAGGTTCTCCCCGGTGCGATTCACTTTGTAAATAACGTAATTCCACTTGCGGGTGAGAAATTAATACGCGGATCAATTCCCCCGCGGTGTAACCGGCAGCCCCGGCAATACCCACTCTGATCATAGTCCCTCCTCGCTCTTCTCGTTCACCGCGTGATACACCCGCAAAGGCATCGACAACATCCGGGTAAAACCTTTCACATCCTCTGCCGTCCAAGCCTTGTTCTCCTCCCCGTAACAAGCAAACGTGGCATCCATCAGATCATGGTCTGACCGCACTCCCAACAATTCGAAACAATAGGGACGCATCCGAACCCGCACGTCACCCGAAACGTATCGTTGTGTATCTTTTAGGAAACTCTCGATATTCCGCATAACAGGTTCCCCGTACATGGCCTCGTGTAAAAACATCCCGTACCAATTGGCCAGTTGTTCCTTCCAATACATCTGCCATTTCGTGAGTGTATGTTTTTCCAGTAATTCATGGGCTTTAATAATCAT
Proteins encoded in this region:
- a CDS encoding aspartate aminotransferase family protein, coding for MFDVYNLLDIEPVKAEKAYFWDRDGNKYLDFYGGHAVISIGHSHPHYVELVTGQLNRIGFYSNAVKNHLQEELEWKLRELSGCTDYNLFLCNSGAEANENALKLSSFVTGRSKILAMHAAFHGRTSGAVAITDNPTIQAPWSRGHQVTFIDLNDVEALKRELSGEEYAAVIVEGIQGVGGIRIPTGEFLRAAREVCDQTGTLLILDEIQSGYGRSGKFFAYQHAGIEPDVITVAKGMGNGFPVAGVLICESIKAEKGMLGTTFGGNHLACAAGIAVLDVIKDEQLVENADRVGGYLMERLKVLNGVIEVRGKGLMVGVDIDIPHSIFRRRLLANQHVITGNSGKNTLRLLPPLCVTREEVDEFVARFKQVMN
- the argB gene encoding acetylglutamate kinase; this translates as MKCKVIKIGGALIEDAGLLNRLCRKFASMTSPFVIVHGGGTFAGQLAERLGIPRKMIDGRRVTDRETLEVTVMVYAGWINKTLVARLQALGVNACGLSGCDLNLVKADRREGQSIDWGYVGDVRLVRMGGLELLLQAGVVPVISPITHDGKGVLLNSNADGIAAAVAETLGMCYDVELIYCFDKKGVLTDVGDEGSVIPCLTPSLYEKYKQSGMIHSGMIPKLDNAFKSVSNGVQAVRLIHPDDLGQPDAGTRIILEKQWTRVEQ
- a CDS encoding M20 family metallo-hydrolase, yielding MDASGAIELLKQIISIPSFSKQEDKVADLIADVLKRYRFDVHRKGNNVWSRSKNFDDAKPTLLLDAHLDTVRPNGIWDSDPFTPVVKEGKLFGLGSNDTGGSLVSMLAVFVELASGSLPCNLIFLASAEEENTGSGGIQSVFPELGRVDFALVGEPTGMCPAIAEKGLMVLDGYARGKAGHAAREEGVNAIYEAMEDIHWFRTYRFEKISELLGPVKMSVTGIEAGTLHNMVPATCHFMVDVRVNELYTNQEIFDTIRDHVRCDVIPRSFSLNSSSVSPSHPMVKRCIELGLSPYGSPTTSNQAVIPCPSLKIGPGNSARSHTANEYIRLEEIREGIKWFKSIIQYVEL
- the argC gene encoding N-acetyl-gamma-glutamyl-phosphate reductase, yielding MIRVGIAGAAGYTAGELIRVLISHPQVELRYLQSESHRGEPVGRVHRDLIYTNLKFSDLDLTGIDVLFLCMGHGMSAQFLERHPVPASVRIIDLSHDFRLKSNAGDFIYGLPELNRERIQGAWHVANPGCFATAIELGLLPLAKSGLLPAHVSVFGITGATGAGQKPTEETHYSHRAQNLSVYKAFSHQHLAEIRETLSGQDEDVQTDIAFVPVRGCHARGIMVNAVFESERDLSEIRSVYAACYEGHPFTVMSDEPVYLKQVVNTNYCFVHIERQDRNVLVTSVIDNLLKGASGQAVQNMNLMFGLEETMGLGLKASYF